From Crateriforma spongiae, a single genomic window includes:
- a CDS encoding DUF1800 family protein, with amino-acid sequence MAMRLGVRCAILLAAVMSCFHGTSARGGDFEVFSRNEMIDVMVRVRATQFLQRATFGPTQDEIDAMTMRMRQIGVTAAAEEWIDQQFALEPTSHVATARAMMAADGWAENEDGVNITRYRDHAWWHIAITAPDQLKQRIAWALIQICVISNQGAGFNNRGLDNNQNADWLGLSNYYDMLLENSDDTYREVLGDVTFSPVMGTYLSHLRNKKGDPSKGVFPDENYAREIMQLFSIGLYEMDSDGQLKVDAEGNDIPTYDNETIKAFARLFTGLTFAGSRTINNGRRDLHNPMMMFNDSHDQDPKTLLNGVTLPANPNGIADINAGLDNLYAHPNVAPFISRLLIQRLVRSNPSRAYLGRVAAVFNDNGQGVKGDMKAVIKAILLDRECWNSIRVSRSRRPVRIIVRPTGTERSRLAEPVVMYAGFLRRFSSPEPDGWYRLPALNYNWVQAPYRSPSVFNFYLPDFQPAGPITAYQASSRIPNGSIYAPEFQLFDAVVANRMANRIRGDIADANADYTAVNNQKAGRHDVDLPMDFSVEETLGEDPMALAKHLDMTLCAGTMTNEFREALVDALQQETNVQQRTRGAILSVLMSPAGMIVE; translated from the coding sequence ATGGCGATGCGACTCGGCGTTCGGTGTGCCATTTTGTTGGCCGCCGTCATGTCTTGCTTCCACGGCACCTCTGCCCGCGGCGGCGATTTCGAAGTCTTCAGTCGCAACGAGATGATCGATGTGATGGTCCGTGTGCGGGCGACTCAGTTTCTGCAACGTGCCACGTTCGGTCCCACCCAGGACGAGATCGACGCGATGACAATGCGGATGCGCCAGATCGGCGTCACCGCCGCCGCGGAAGAATGGATTGACCAACAGTTCGCGCTGGAACCCACGTCTCACGTCGCCACCGCCCGAGCGATGATGGCGGCCGACGGCTGGGCGGAGAACGAAGACGGGGTGAACATCACCCGCTATCGCGACCACGCATGGTGGCACATCGCGATCACCGCCCCGGATCAGTTGAAGCAGCGAATCGCCTGGGCGTTGATTCAAATCTGTGTGATCAGCAACCAGGGCGCCGGATTCAATAACCGCGGGTTGGATAACAACCAGAATGCCGACTGGTTGGGACTGTCGAATTACTACGACATGCTGTTGGAAAACAGCGACGACACGTATCGCGAAGTGCTGGGGGACGTGACCTTCAGCCCCGTCATGGGCACGTACCTGAGTCACCTGCGGAACAAGAAGGGCGACCCGTCGAAAGGGGTTTTTCCGGATGAAAACTACGCCCGCGAAATCATGCAACTGTTTTCAATCGGCCTGTACGAAATGGATTCCGACGGCCAATTGAAAGTCGACGCCGAAGGCAACGATATCCCGACCTACGACAACGAAACCATCAAAGCGTTTGCGCGTTTGTTTACGGGACTGACGTTCGCGGGCAGCAGGACCATCAACAACGGGCGGCGCGACCTGCACAACCCGATGATGATGTTCAACGATTCGCACGACCAAGACCCCAAGACGCTTCTAAACGGCGTCACATTGCCCGCCAATCCCAATGGCATCGCGGACATCAATGCGGGACTGGACAATCTGTATGCCCATCCGAATGTCGCACCTTTCATCAGCCGCTTGTTGATCCAACGATTAGTTCGTTCCAATCCCTCACGCGCCTACTTGGGTCGGGTCGCGGCGGTCTTCAATGACAACGGCCAGGGCGTCAAAGGCGACATGAAGGCGGTCATCAAAGCCATCCTGCTGGACCGCGAGTGTTGGAATTCGATTCGTGTATCGCGCAGCCGTCGTCCCGTCCGAATCATCGTTCGACCGACCGGGACCGAACGTAGTCGGTTGGCCGAACCGGTGGTGATGTACGCGGGCTTTCTGCGTCGATTCAGTTCCCCAGAACCCGACGGTTGGTATCGCTTGCCCGCGTTGAATTACAACTGGGTCCAAGCCCCTTATCGATCGCCCAGTGTGTTCAACTTTTACCTGCCCGATTTCCAACCGGCCGGCCCGATCACCGCCTACCAGGCATCATCGCGAATCCCCAACGGCAGCATCTACGCTCCGGAATTTCAACTGTTCGATGCCGTCGTCGCCAACCGAATGGCCAACCGCATTCGAGGCGACATTGCTGATGCCAATGCCGACTACACCGCCGTGAACAACCAAAAAGCGGGACGTCATGATGTCGATTTGCCGATGGATTTTTCGGTGGAAGAAACACTGGGTGAAGACCCGATGGCCTTGGCCAAACACTTGGACATGACGCTGTGCGCGGGAACGATGACCAACGAATTCCGCGAAGCCCTCGTCGACGCGTTGCAACAGGAAACCAACGTGCAACAGCGGACACGAGGTGCCATTCTGTCCGTGCTGATGTCACCCGCGGGAATGATTGTCGAATAA
- a CDS encoding DUF1501 domain-containing protein produces MKRQSREATLSGMNSPQLDPLSRRNFLKWSGGCASLSSTAILSQILNLQLTQSVAADTTGGSDYKALVCVFLLGGVDSYNMITPHVQSEYDAYAGIRTNLALPREDLLSIPMDSSSPGGRTLGIHPGMPEMQTLYNEGNAAVVANVGSLVFPTDKSNYSTVKLPLGLFSHSDLIKHWQTSVPQSRSQVTGWGGRMADILNATTNDNPNIAMNIALGSLNVFQTGGQIVPYVVNTNGATPLYGYGNNNARDRVYRRVIDHMYPSTADSELGQIYSDLLQRTLAKTKRVSIDAADAFNSATDVTLNTTFPAENRLAENLEMVAKTIAGRQTLGQGRQIFFVSAGGWDHHDEVIDNQAAMLPQVSQALHAFYRATEELGVADCVTTFTASDFARTLSSNGNGSDHAWGGNHFVIGGAVRGGNTYGDYPESLALNNDLDVGRGRLIPTTSVDEYNAELAMWFGIPNNQTLQDVLPNIRNFYASGGSSAPIGFLA; encoded by the coding sequence ATGAAACGCCAAAGCCGCGAAGCCACCTTGTCCGGTATGAATTCTCCTCAGCTGGATCCATTGTCACGCCGCAATTTTTTGAAATGGTCGGGCGGTTGTGCGTCACTCTCATCAACGGCAATCCTGTCCCAGATCCTGAATCTGCAGCTGACACAGTCGGTCGCGGCGGATACGACCGGCGGGTCCGATTACAAAGCCTTGGTGTGTGTGTTTTTGTTGGGTGGTGTCGACAGCTACAACATGATCACACCGCACGTGCAAAGCGAATACGACGCCTATGCCGGTATCCGCACCAACCTCGCATTGCCGCGGGAAGACCTGCTTTCGATCCCCATGGATTCGTCGTCACCCGGCGGACGCACACTGGGCATTCACCCCGGAATGCCGGAAATGCAGACGCTGTACAACGAGGGCAATGCGGCCGTGGTCGCCAACGTCGGCAGCTTGGTGTTCCCCACCGACAAGTCCAACTATTCGACCGTCAAATTGCCGTTGGGTTTGTTTTCTCACAGCGACCTGATCAAGCATTGGCAAACGTCCGTTCCCCAATCACGTTCACAAGTCACCGGATGGGGTGGACGCATGGCGGACATTTTGAACGCCACCACCAATGACAATCCCAACATCGCGATGAACATCGCGTTGGGTTCGCTGAACGTGTTTCAAACCGGCGGACAAATCGTTCCCTACGTGGTCAACACCAATGGTGCCACACCGTTGTACGGGTATGGGAACAACAACGCACGCGATCGCGTCTACCGGCGTGTCATCGATCACATGTATCCGTCCACGGCCGACAGCGAACTTGGGCAAATCTACAGCGATCTGCTGCAGCGAACTTTGGCAAAAACGAAGCGTGTCAGTATCGACGCCGCCGATGCATTCAATTCGGCAACCGACGTTACCTTGAACACGACCTTTCCCGCCGAAAATCGTCTTGCCGAAAACTTGGAGATGGTGGCGAAGACCATCGCCGGTCGGCAGACGCTGGGGCAAGGAAGGCAGATCTTTTTTGTGTCCGCTGGTGGCTGGGATCACCACGACGAAGTGATAGACAATCAAGCCGCCATGCTGCCGCAAGTCAGCCAAGCGTTGCATGCGTTCTATCGAGCAACCGAAGAATTGGGGGTCGCTGATTGCGTGACCACTTTCACCGCATCAGACTTTGCCCGAACGCTGTCCTCCAACGGCAACGGCAGTGATCACGCGTGGGGCGGCAACCATTTCGTGATCGGGGGTGCGGTCCGGGGCGGCAATACCTACGGTGACTATCCCGAATCGCTGGCGCTGAACAATGACTTGGATGTCGGTCGCGGGCGTTTGATTCCGACGACATCGGTGGATGAGTACAACGCGGAACTGGCAATGTGGTTCGGCATCCCTAATAACCAAACGCTTCAAGACGTCCTGCCCAACATCCGAAATTTCTACGCCAGCGGCGGATCATCGGCTCCGATCGGGTTCTTGGCCTGA
- a CDS encoding ABC transporter ATP-binding protein translates to MANDAAAVAESQPDSHTDPTSAPAGAPDSGVVIETRNLSKVYRDFWGRRKVNALKSLDIEVRPGEIFGLLGPNGSGKSTTIKLILGLLFPSSGRVLVFDKDASETQKNERIGYLPEESYLYKFLTAEETLDFYGRLFNMSAADRKRRVAELIQMVGLHGAKHRQLREYSKGMTRRVGLAQALINDPDLILLDEPTTGLDPIGTREMKDLILSLRDQGKTVLLCSHQLADVQDVCDRVAILHQGELKELGRVTDLLKVQDVTEVHASGLSDQAKQEIAEVIQRHGGEVKSIDNPTATMEDLFLNIVRESEARPGARRVSAPATGENQAAGEGADAGSRRDDGASADDQAEG, encoded by the coding sequence GTGGCAAATGACGCAGCGGCAGTCGCCGAATCTCAACCGGACTCCCACACCGATCCCACTTCGGCTCCGGCAGGGGCCCCGGATTCGGGGGTGGTGATCGAGACTCGAAACCTCAGCAAGGTGTACCGCGATTTCTGGGGGCGTCGCAAAGTCAACGCGCTGAAATCGCTGGATATCGAGGTCCGCCCTGGCGAGATCTTCGGTCTGCTTGGACCCAACGGAAGCGGCAAGTCGACCACGATCAAGCTGATCCTGGGCCTGTTGTTCCCCAGCAGCGGTCGGGTGTTGGTGTTTGACAAGGATGCGTCGGAGACCCAGAAGAACGAACGCATCGGGTACCTGCCCGAAGAATCGTACCTGTACAAATTCTTGACCGCCGAAGAGACGCTGGATTTTTACGGGCGGCTGTTCAACATGTCGGCGGCCGACCGGAAGCGACGCGTCGCCGAGTTGATCCAGATGGTCGGTCTGCACGGGGCCAAGCACCGCCAGTTGCGGGAATACAGTAAAGGGATGACCCGACGTGTGGGTCTGGCCCAAGCACTGATCAATGATCCCGATCTGATCCTGTTGGACGAACCGACGACGGGTCTGGACCCGATCGGGACTCGAGAAATGAAGGATCTGATTCTTAGCCTGCGGGACCAGGGCAAGACAGTTCTATTGTGCAGCCACCAGTTGGCGGACGTCCAAGACGTTTGCGACCGCGTGGCCATCCTGCACCAGGGCGAACTGAAAGAACTGGGGCGTGTCACGGATCTGTTGAAGGTCCAGGACGTCACCGAAGTCCACGCCAGCGGTCTGTCCGATCAAGCCAAACAAGAAATCGCCGAAGTCATCCAACGTCATGGCGGCGAGGTGAAGTCGATCGATAATCCGACCGCGACGATGGAAGACCTGTTCTTGAACATCGTTCGCGAAAGTGAGGCTCGACCCGGGGCACGCCGCGTGTCCGCCCCGGCGACTGGTGAGAACCAGGCGGCGGGCGAAGGAGCCGATGCCGGCTCGCGTCGTGATGACGGTGCGTCCGCTGATGATCAGGCGGAGGGCTAA
- a CDS encoding secretin N-terminal domain-containing protein — MAATILLWIGFCGSTLLGQEQELPRPVVVDTPGPDVELNLDGTVPLDALIGYIAGRLNLRIEYDDAIAARKVTVRSPGTLPVSSLPILLGNVLRTEQLVLIEDPRTGWKRIIPADQMTSVSQVQPGIRGPATSITDPISINPPMQSAPTDASPRVVSPTNPATPITQVFVLENLSAESVTQVLQPFLSGTSANLSAVPGSNTLIVTDYAAAIETLSDLITLIDKPAGSAGFLLYEAKHQSSDRLSEQVIGLLKTSGDNDIDTRQIQIIPQPLGNRIIVAGSTAVVQKAESLLKRLDVALGVTTSVYRIRNTSAQRIDKLIGGFIEPPNDSESAYQSTVDEEGNLLIVRASSDVHRQIADLIEQLDQAVESDGSPIQFYKLKNASAIDVLYSLLALQEAVGAGPYATASGFGPFGGIAPTALNALTPMGLAGPNLVSPLATATGQTVPMTSLPLPPASGSRFDQESPTTNNPLAQPTLAAGPQANGLARGFASGVEAAGGYLAGGGVATLPGGARVSADVSTNSLIVFAPAGVQPMYAKLIESLDQRRPQVLIEAKVIAVSTSDDYTLGVEVSVGDREGIKRLFKFSSFGLSEVNPDTGALRIIPGLGFNGTLIDPEVADVVVRALAQHERSRVLAAPKILVNDNSTGTLESVVSVPFASVNASDTVATTSLGGDQTAGTIITVTPHINEDDHLQLEFDVEFSTFSGQGADGLPPPRQIDRVGSIVTIPSGKTVVVGGLKRTSEDHNFAGIPWAEKIPVIRELTSRTDDGYSTTSFFLFIRPIVLRDSRFADLKYLSQNELSEQCLPGDYPSSRPELIP, encoded by the coding sequence GTGGCCGCAACGATCCTGCTTTGGATCGGTTTCTGTGGTTCGACATTGCTGGGCCAGGAACAGGAACTGCCGCGGCCCGTGGTCGTGGACACCCCCGGCCCCGATGTTGAATTGAACCTGGACGGTACTGTCCCGCTTGACGCGTTGATCGGTTACATCGCCGGTCGCCTGAACTTGCGTATCGAATACGACGATGCCATCGCGGCCCGAAAGGTGACGGTGCGATCCCCCGGCACTTTGCCGGTCAGTTCACTGCCGATTCTGCTGGGCAATGTATTGCGGACCGAACAATTGGTCCTGATTGAAGACCCAAGAACCGGATGGAAGCGTATCATTCCCGCCGACCAGATGACGTCGGTTTCGCAAGTTCAACCGGGGATCCGAGGTCCAGCCACTTCGATCACCGATCCCATTTCGATCAATCCCCCCATGCAGTCGGCCCCGACCGATGCATCACCACGGGTCGTGTCGCCAACCAATCCGGCCACTCCGATCACCCAAGTGTTCGTGCTTGAAAACCTGAGCGCCGAATCGGTCACTCAGGTTCTGCAACCCTTTCTCAGCGGCACGTCGGCCAACCTTTCGGCCGTTCCGGGTTCAAACACGCTGATCGTGACCGACTATGCCGCGGCCATCGAAACCTTGTCAGATCTGATCACCCTGATCGACAAGCCGGCGGGTTCGGCCGGATTCCTGTTATACGAAGCCAAACATCAATCATCGGATCGATTGAGCGAACAGGTCATCGGATTGCTGAAGACGTCGGGCGACAACGACATTGATACGCGACAGATCCAAATCATCCCACAGCCGCTGGGCAATCGCATCATCGTCGCGGGCTCCACCGCCGTGGTTCAGAAGGCCGAATCGCTGTTGAAGCGTCTGGACGTCGCCTTGGGAGTGACAACATCGGTCTATCGAATCCGCAATACTTCGGCGCAGCGAATCGACAAACTGATTGGTGGCTTCATCGAACCGCCGAACGATAGCGAATCGGCCTATCAATCAACGGTGGATGAAGAAGGCAATCTGCTGATCGTGCGAGCCAGCAGTGATGTCCATCGCCAAATTGCCGATTTGATCGAACAGTTGGACCAAGCGGTCGAAAGCGATGGCAGCCCGATTCAATTTTACAAGCTGAAGAACGCAAGCGCGATCGATGTCCTTTACTCCCTGTTGGCGTTGCAAGAGGCGGTCGGTGCGGGACCCTATGCAACCGCTTCCGGCTTTGGGCCGTTTGGCGGAATTGCACCGACCGCGTTGAACGCCCTGACGCCAATGGGATTGGCCGGACCGAATTTGGTTTCGCCCCTTGCGACTGCAACGGGACAGACCGTCCCGATGACTTCGCTGCCGCTGCCGCCGGCCAGTGGGTCTCGGTTCGACCAAGAATCCCCCACCACCAACAATCCGTTGGCACAACCGACGCTTGCCGCAGGTCCGCAGGCCAACGGTTTGGCGCGCGGATTCGCGTCGGGCGTCGAAGCCGCTGGCGGCTATTTGGCCGGCGGCGGCGTGGCCACGCTGCCGGGTGGCGCCAGAGTATCGGCCGATGTATCAACCAACAGCCTGATCGTCTTCGCGCCGGCCGGCGTCCAACCGATGTACGCCAAGCTGATCGAATCGTTGGACCAACGACGTCCCCAGGTTTTGATCGAAGCGAAAGTCATCGCTGTCAGCACGTCAGATGACTACACCTTGGGGGTGGAAGTGTCCGTCGGAGACCGCGAAGGGATCAAGCGTTTGTTCAAGTTCAGCTCTTTTGGCCTTAGCGAAGTCAATCCGGACACCGGAGCCCTGCGTATCATTCCGGGGCTGGGATTCAATGGAACGTTGATCGACCCCGAGGTCGCCGATGTCGTTGTGCGTGCACTTGCGCAGCACGAACGATCACGCGTCTTGGCGGCCCCCAAAATTCTGGTCAATGACAACAGCACCGGTACGCTGGAAAGCGTGGTCAGCGTCCCCTTTGCCAGTGTCAACGCATCGGACACGGTTGCGACGACCAGCTTGGGAGGCGACCAGACCGCCGGGACGATCATCACCGTCACACCGCACATCAACGAAGACGATCATTTGCAGCTTGAATTCGATGTCGAATTCAGCACCTTTTCCGGACAGGGGGCCGACGGGCTTCCCCCCCCACGCCAGATCGATCGCGTCGGAAGTATCGTCACCATCCCCAGCGGCAAAACCGTGGTGGTGGGGGGACTGAAACGAACCAGCGAAGACCACAACTTTGCCGGGATTCCATGGGCCGAAAAGATTCCGGTTATCCGGGAATTGACCAGTCGAACCGACGACGGATATTCGACCACGTCCTTCTTTCTATTCATTCGCCCCATCGTGTTGCGAGATTCGCGGTTTGCGGACCTGAAGTATCTGTCGCAAAATGAACTCAGCGAACAGTGTTTGCCCGGTGACTATCCATCCAGCCGGCCTGAACTGATTCCATAA
- a CDS encoding ABC transporter permease translates to MNLQPEDFWSFYEWLIRPDAFLESALLQGAVLIVLAIVVGLLVGYIISAARYGPSEGFYAVARGVRDLVRFDLPGTSPRRVIALARLAFKEAIRRKVLFVIGLFVVGLLLAGWFLDPNSSDPARLYISFVLTGTNYLVLALALFISAFSLPSDIESRRIYTIVTKPVRATEIVLGRMLGFIGVGTMILVPMGLVSYVFVKRGLRHTHLEVADVRQIGDQFEGETDFVRSHKHSFTLDADGRGLTDVVRGHRHVVTRDEDGQFVIGPPTGDLRARIPHYGEVVFFDRRGEEKEIGLNVGDESLPGGYGSSGISRVIGMSQGPKKLEHGYIEGGTLCAAVFTFDDVTPERFPDGIPLDLTIRAFRTHKGDIESTLRASLSLKHPTKEIETNPIVFEVNEYEVDERLMPLTMEGSDGDETRELSLFDDLVDDEGRIKVVIRCVDRGQYLGVTKSSVYLRPGESSFEWNMAKAYISIWLQMTMVIAFGVMFSTFLSGPVAMIATAVCVLLGFSAEQIYDTRHYIDSGVNRGGGPIEAMVRMLRQDSVTTELDVDVLANKVIKTADAAIVYSLDAIATALPNLPKMVSTAEYAASGFDIFNALLARHAAATFGYCLLAFLVSYFFLKSREIAA, encoded by the coding sequence ATGAATCTGCAGCCAGAAGATTTTTGGTCCTTCTATGAATGGCTGATCCGCCCGGACGCGTTTTTGGAAAGCGCCTTGTTGCAAGGTGCGGTTCTGATCGTCTTGGCGATCGTCGTGGGGTTGTTGGTCGGATACATCATCAGCGCCGCACGCTATGGGCCATCCGAAGGTTTCTATGCCGTCGCGCGTGGCGTGCGTGACCTGGTGCGGTTTGATCTGCCCGGTACGTCACCGCGTCGTGTCATCGCGTTGGCGCGTTTGGCGTTCAAGGAAGCCATTCGACGCAAAGTTTTGTTTGTGATCGGGCTGTTTGTCGTCGGTCTGTTGTTGGCCGGCTGGTTCTTGGACCCCAACAGCAGTGATCCCGCCCGGCTGTACATCAGCTTTGTTTTGACCGGTACGAATTACCTGGTGTTGGCATTGGCGTTGTTCATCAGCGCCTTCAGTTTGCCATCGGATATCGAAAGCCGCCGGATCTACACGATCGTCACCAAACCCGTTCGGGCGACGGAGATCGTGCTGGGACGGATGCTGGGTTTCATCGGCGTGGGCACGATGATTTTGGTTCCAATGGGCCTGGTCAGTTACGTGTTTGTGAAGCGTGGTTTGCGGCACACTCACCTGGAAGTCGCCGATGTGCGTCAGATCGGTGACCAGTTCGAAGGTGAAACCGACTTTGTGCGATCCCACAAACACAGCTTTACGTTGGACGCCGATGGTCGTGGTTTGACCGATGTGGTGCGTGGGCACCGTCACGTGGTGACTCGGGACGAAGACGGCCAGTTCGTGATCGGTCCGCCGACCGGTGATTTGCGGGCTCGCATTCCCCACTATGGCGAAGTCGTCTTCTTTGACCGTCGTGGTGAAGAAAAGGAAATCGGTCTGAACGTCGGCGACGAATCGTTGCCCGGTGGCTACGGCAGCAGCGGTATCAGTCGCGTGATCGGGATGTCCCAAGGCCCCAAGAAACTGGAACACGGTTACATCGAAGGCGGAACGTTGTGCGCCGCCGTTTTCACGTTTGATGATGTCACGCCGGAACGTTTCCCCGACGGTATCCCGTTGGATCTAACCATCCGCGCCTTCCGGACACACAAAGGGGACATTGAATCGACCCTGCGGGCGTCATTGTCGCTGAAGCATCCGACCAAAGAGATCGAAACCAATCCGATCGTTTTCGAAGTCAACGAGTACGAAGTTGACGAGCGTTTGATGCCGTTGACGATGGAAGGCAGCGACGGCGATGAGACTCGCGAACTGAGCCTTTTCGACGATCTCGTCGACGACGAAGGCCGTATCAAGGTTGTCATTCGCTGTGTCGACCGTGGCCAATACCTGGGCGTGACCAAGAGCAGTGTCTATCTGCGTCCTGGCGAAAGTTCATTCGAATGGAACATGGCCAAGGCTTACATTTCCATCTGGTTGCAGATGACGATGGTCATCGCATTCGGTGTGATGTTCAGCACGTTCCTTAGCGGACCGGTCGCCATGATCGCGACCGCGGTTTGTGTTCTGTTGGGCTTTTCGGCCGAACAGATTTATGACACGCGGCATTACATCGATTCGGGAGTCAACCGTGGCGGCGGTCCGATCGAAGCGATGGTTCGGATGCTGCGTCAGGATTCGGTGACCACCGAATTGGACGTCGATGTGTTGGCCAACAAGGTGATCAAGACGGCTGACGCGGCAATCGTTTACTCGCTGGACGCGATCGCAACGGCGCTGCCCAACCTGCCCAAGATGGTCAGTACGGCGGAATACGCGGCATCGGGCTTCGACATCTTCAATGCTTTGCTGGCGCGGCATGCCGCGGCGACTTTTGGTTACTGCCTGCTAGCGTTTCTTGTCAGTTACTTCTTTTTGAAATCGCGTGAGATCGCGGCATGA
- a CDS encoding bifunctional folylpolyglutamate synthase/dihydrofolate synthase has product MGLINFERPSARTQDFQFRLQRMRDLLRRLDLGDLLHQKSAPKPAPIPTIHIAGTKGKGSVAMMIAAGLSAAGVRTGLYTSPHLHHLEERFRIDGKPCRPDQLDDLIEQSIPICRQMADQEVGQPTFFELTTALALLHFRQRGCQAQVIEVGLGGRLDSTNVIQSSLSVITSIGLDHQNVLGHTKAAIAAEKAGIIKPGVPVISGVRCRTVDPSRTGTACGQTTPPKNNVACDIQADDDPEPVIRRIAGEVGTRLLTLGEDFDFRCRPTRAWGSDVELFDLPAPTRNDDACPPPSPHMPPPAKLQFHLGVEGMHQAGNAALAAKSLQILADAQLLPDDEPAGFQLPSLDIQRCVRAWHSINLPGRIERFRLPDGPMLIIDTAHNEDSITALATTLENRFGPSAPDRRRMVIVFGTSRDKDAGSMLRVLSRLTDRLVLTRFQDNPRYLPLDRLADAVPPRSFRDVQSSESSQDAVAMACRATGPDGVVVVCGSFFLADEIRRGIQIETLI; this is encoded by the coding sequence ATGGGTCTGATCAATTTCGAACGTCCTTCGGCGAGGACGCAAGATTTCCAGTTTCGTCTGCAACGGATGCGTGACCTGCTGCGGCGTTTGGATTTGGGCGACTTACTGCATCAAAAATCGGCCCCCAAACCGGCTCCGATCCCGACGATTCACATCGCGGGCACCAAAGGAAAAGGATCCGTGGCAATGATGATTGCCGCCGGTCTTTCCGCCGCCGGGGTACGCACCGGGCTGTACACGTCCCCGCACTTGCACCATTTGGAAGAACGTTTCCGCATCGATGGGAAACCTTGCCGGCCGGACCAGTTGGACGATCTGATCGAACAGTCCATCCCGATTTGCCGACAAATGGCGGATCAAGAGGTCGGCCAACCGACGTTCTTCGAACTGACCACCGCATTGGCCCTGCTGCACTTTCGCCAGCGGGGCTGCCAGGCCCAAGTGATCGAAGTCGGGCTGGGCGGACGCCTGGATAGCACCAACGTGATCCAATCCAGCCTATCGGTCATCACCAGCATCGGCCTGGACCACCAGAACGTCCTGGGGCACACCAAAGCCGCCATCGCCGCGGAAAAAGCGGGCATCATCAAACCGGGTGTTCCGGTGATCAGCGGTGTCCGGTGCCGAACCGTGGATCCCTCCCGGACCGGCACCGCCTGTGGCCAAACCACACCTCCAAAGAACAACGTGGCCTGCGACATCCAGGCAGACGATGATCCCGAACCGGTCATCCGCCGGATCGCCGGTGAAGTCGGCACACGGTTGCTGACCCTGGGCGAAGACTTTGATTTCCGCTGTCGGCCCACCAGGGCATGGGGCAGCGACGTCGAATTGTTCGATCTGCCGGCCCCCACCCGAAACGACGACGCTTGTCCGCCGCCATCCCCGCACATGCCGCCGCCCGCCAAGCTGCAATTCCACTTGGGCGTCGAAGGGATGCATCAAGCCGGCAACGCCGCGTTGGCTGCGAAATCGCTGCAAATCTTGGCCGATGCTCAACTGCTCCCGGACGATGAACCAGCCGGATTTCAGCTACCCAGCCTGGACATTCAACGATGTGTCCGCGCCTGGCATTCGATCAATCTGCCTGGACGAATCGAGCGTTTTCGTTTGCCCGACGGACCGATGTTGATCATCGATACCGCGCACAACGAGGACTCGATCACCGCCTTGGCGACGACGCTTGAAAACCGCTTTGGCCCTTCGGCCCCCGATCGACGCCGCATGGTCATCGTCTTCGGAACCAGCCGGGACAAAGATGCGGGATCAATGCTTCGCGTGCTCAGCCGGCTGACCGATCGACTGGTGCTGACACGATTTCAAGACAATCCGCGGTACCTGCCGCTGGATCGATTGGCCGACGCGGTCCCCCCGCGATCGTTCCGCGACGTTCAATCCAGTGAATCGTCCCAAGACGCGGTTGCGATGGCCTGTCGCGCCACGGGCCCCGATGGCGTGGTGGTCGTCTGTGGGTCTTTCTTTCTCGCCGACGAAATCCGGCGTGGGATTCAAATCGAAACCCTGATTTGA